GGACCGTCACACAATCCCGTTCACTTCCCCAACATCAGGGTCCTCCTTCAGTTAGCCTGTACCATCCCAGTaacatggtgtgaatgtgagccaagtgccagtaccttgaagcgtctgaacacctacatgagggccagtatgacgcaacagcggctgacctcgctggcatttctccacattcactacaaaaaggttatcaacctggaggaagtggtggacatattttccaagaaagatgatgctgaatgagcgataggtaaggctgaaacacattgtagtgATTCATATTGTGTAGGCCTGTGTAAATAGCATCCACCACTGAAGCCATGGCATGCTCAGTCGCCCAGTAAACTGATGAACTTATCTAAATAGGGCAAGCTTGATGTTGGCATTTTGCCCTTAAGCTTGtcatttggaggaaataacattgttgttatgtctgtccaaaatatgcatcagaaaaatgttttttcgggCTCCAAATGCTAAATTTTCCCTGCTGAAGGTCCGTTCACTCTGATTTTTGCACTGGTTACGGGCCTGCTGTTAGATAAGAGTACAAAATCGTATAATGTCGGCGGAATGAGGATGAGGCAGGATGATTGTGCCCAAAATCAGCCTTTTATTGGCATCTACAAAATAGTACTGTATACCTTACACGCACTCCACATGTCAATGCGGCCAGCATGTCTTTGTAATTCTTCCTCTCGCTTGGTCTGGCTCTTAACTAGCAGGCAACCGCCACCGCCCTCTATACCACAACCGTATAGCCTAACCCTCAAATCACAGCTCACAAATACATATAACACTCCTATCGCAACAATATCATGTGAAAAAGAAGAGTCAAAGTAAGTATATGCATAATtggaggaaaacaatgtcaacaaactgcccgTAGGTTGAAATAGCCTTTATGATCACCCATTCTCCTTTATGTGTCTGgcaaaagtcacaagtaaatgcaaGAGAATGTGCAAAAGTGCAAGCAAGGGTTAGCTTCGGTTTCGATTTTAGCTACAGTGTGTCAGCAAAGTCACCCAGTCTCATTGGCATTGAGATAAGCTGGTTTCACTGTGGTGGACTGATAATTATCGCTGGGGAAGATGTTTTTCACCACCTGTTTCGGCATGTCCCTTTGCGGGTCGCCAAAGCAAACCACGCATTTCCGTTTCCATCTTGCCTTGTCTTGTGCACTTTAATCTGTGAGTCCTACCACCTGCACTTTGCCACCCCAACTCCATCtagcttgtgacataaaaaaaacacaaaaaaaaaatagaagaaagttcatttgtataacaaatgtatgcatgtatgtactgttttgcttttcatgcttGTTGCTTATTTCTTGTCTCCCACTTCGTCCATGAAAATTACATGCATATGCGTcatggccagttatgcaaattagacaatgacaccATTACGCCCCCAACACTGCCAAAAATatattgcagtcctgtgggaaacactgcaggtaATTATGATGCTCTGAATCAACGAGgtcaaaaattacattcaaatgtttattaaacaGTTAATCACTGACTTGTTTTTTGAAAGCATATTTTTGACAGGCATCTTCTTCCTTGGTATAAACAAAtaaagattttattttttttatgaatttttaTACATTAAGTTATCCTGTACATTAACATTTCAAAGGTGTTTTTCttggtaataaaaataaatctgcTTGTTCTGACTTGCAATTTCCAATGTGTTGACCAGCACGTTGTGAGTGTATTCATAGCTCATGAATGGCTCCTGTCAAACTTAGAGCTGACTAGTtctcacggacttgtgcgcactacaatatgccactttatgacgtggacacgtgcggcttatacaccggtgcggcttatataagaacaaatctgttttttcctctaaatttagtgggtgcggcttatacaccagagtttacgatatatatttttgtgatgacagaaattcaaaaaaattatttttccacataatgattccatttcaactttaatttcttgttggcagatttaaaagttaatgtactatatatgtatttttttttaaagtcttttataaatgttaaaaacattttggaattttacaatttaaattaCAGTGACACTGTAAAAGATGGCCTTTAGCACATTTGTTATGTTCTCTTGCATCAAATAATGAATTGCATATTATATGCTGTAAATATTAGACTGGTAGTATAATAGATATTACACTGGttgtataatatactgtatataacaataAGAAGCAAGACATTTGCAAACCTTCAAAGTTGGACTTATGTAAAGCTCAGCCATTTAAGTTTCTAGAGATGCAGTGACAACAGCTGCTCCGGGGGGCCCAAGGGGATTGTTTTTATCaaggggcccagaattcctggtggtGCCGCCACATCCTTGAATCACGCAACCGCGAGGCGCGATGCCGCCGGGGTAGATCTCTAAAACGTacatgtttcttaatcttcattaaattactgcTTGTTACACtaaagcctcattcggacttgGTCACTTAAGGCTGGGTTATACTTGCCGCTCGAACAAGCCGCGTGGAAAAGAGCTGCTCAGAAgagcctccccagaccatcactgacacaccaccaaaccggtcatgctgaatgatgttgcaggcagcataacgttctccacggcatctccagaccctttcacgtctgtcgcatgtgctcaggttgaacttgctctcatcagggaagagcacagggcaccagtggtgtagttgccaattctggtggtctatggcaaatgtcaatcgagctctacggtgctgggcagtgagcacagggcccactacaggacgtcgggccctcaggccaccctcatggagcctgtttctgattgtttggtcagaaacattcacaccagtggcctgctggaggtcattttgtagggctctggcagtgctcatcctgttcctccttgcacaaaggagcagataccgatcctgctgagggttgaaggaccttctacggccctgtccaggtCTCCTGGAGTAAccacctgtctcctggaatctcctccatgcgtccaggtaccgcagtgatgccctggtccagatatgggaggagatcccccaggacaccatccgtagtctcattaggagcatgccccgacgttgtcaggcatgcatacaagcacgtgggggccacacaaactactgagaatcattttgagttgctacaatgacattttagcaaaatggaccagtgtgctgcatcattttttcactttcatttttggggtgtctttgatttcccccctctatagggtgatcattttcatttctatcaaattatgtggcatcattttgttactaatacatcacccacttattatcaggaaagatattcaagatcattttccccccagtttagatctgatgtgttgttgaagtgttcctttaattttttggagcagtgtattttttgtagctgttcattgaggatttaaataaataaataaaaattgtaaatgtttgctatcatatattttttacatttgcaattcattttacacaatacacataatttggtcataaattaagacaaaaaaaatctgaggagccatttgggagccgaaagagcggGCTCTTTTTAGCGAGTCGAGCCAAAAGAACTGACTTGGACACATTACACTTGCTGTTTGGTCTGCATGTTCTGCATGTCACATAACATTAACACACATATAAGCTAATGAATTAACTTTAGCCTGAAGTTAGCACTAAGTTCATGCCAGGACCTATGTGGAAAGATATACAGTAGGCTTACTATTACATTTATCACAAGCCAATTGTTGAGTAACATTGTgtgtgcagtggtgtgaaaaagtgtttattttgctgatttttttgcatgtttgtcacacttaaatgtttcagatcatcaaacaaatttaaaaatattagtcaatgacaacacaactgaacacaaaatgcagttttcaaatgaaactttttctttttaagggagaaaaaaatccaaacctacatggccctgtgtgaaaaagtgccccctaaacctgttgggccacccttatcagcaacaactgcaatgaagcgtttgcgataacttgcaatgattcTCTTAAAGCGCTGTGCAGGAATTTTGGtctctgggaaggttcaccactgttccacgtTTTCACCATTAGCGGATAATGAcgctcactgtggttcgctggagtctcaAAGGTTTAGGAATGTCTTTATACCCTTTTCCAGATgggtagatctcaattaatctcagttatgttttaacaggggggacaatcactttctTTTTCACTTGATTTTGTCACAATGAAACCGACACTGAGACCAAGCACATTTAAAGATTATTTCAGGGATATATCATTGTAGGACCTGTAAGATtgcatgccaatgtttttttccttgactcttctagattaaaaaaaagaaaatcaggtTCAAGAACAGGTtttgaaggagcagtggctatAAAGTGCAGCTTAGGTCTTCAGAAACATCTCACTGCACTTGACGAGCATCATGATGCGGTGGACAGTGTGGGCTCTGTTTTTGGATACACTTCTCACAAGACAAGGTGAGATCCTACACACCTCGAATGCTTGCACCTTGGTAACCTGGTAACCAAATCTTCAGCAAAGGGTATCTAGATGCAATTTCAATGCAATAAAATTAACGGATTTTCTCTTTCCAACAGGCACTGCAGCTCAGAGTAAGTGCAGCAATATTTGAAGCACTTGGATTCAATATAATAGAGCTGCAACACTTCAATTGTATTGTACATTCACTTGTTTGCCCAGATTGTGGAGTAGCACCCCTGAACCCAAGGATAGTGGGAGGTGAGGATGCCCGAGAGGGTTCGTGGCCCTGGCAAGTCTACCTGACTGTCAGTGGGCAATTCACATGTGGAGGGACGCTAATCAGCAATGAGTTTGTACTCACTGCTGCCCACTGCATCAATAAGTAAGCACTCAATTTGGTTTTCTAGTTTAACTCTTTATGCTTACCGTAAACGCTCTAATTAATTCTATGAGGCGAGACGTTGCACGAGATTGGGTACACGGGAACAAAATGAGactggattttaacattaattcaaaaaatttggcatactggctcgttcgtgttgatgggTTCACTTTAGTTATCAATAATTTTCCTATacaggggctgtggcatttggctttgccataatttttttcctcctaatttctagTAAATTACCTTGCCTTACTACTTACTTACTTAGTACCTGACCTTTTCACGAGGCTCCcttgctgcactgtgtgtgtgtctgctagCGGCCAGGCCTCGCCACACAGTATGACTGACTAGCTATcttttctggcgtcgttggagagtttaCTGGTATTTCAGAACATAAAAATGGAAGTAAAGCCCCCCTTGCACACTGCATAGCGGAGATCCACGAGGCGCGATGCCACCTGGGTGGATCTTACTCttttttacagagcgggatctcaaatgaaaatgtttcttaatcttcattaaagattcaagattcaagattcaagagagttttattgtcatgtgcatagtacaacagcagttataccatgcaatgaaaatcttattctgttcattctcccaagaaaagaaagaaaacaaatgaaagaataagaacataagaaacataaacacataaacatatataccaataaattaagcaacaacaacagaagagacattaatacaagtaaataatacaaataaataaataaataaagtgctatgagtgtgtgcgtgtgttgcgtgcggcgtgtgcgagtgcttcgttgaggagtctgatggcctgtgggtaaaagctgtttgccagccttgtggtcctggacttcaaactcctgtagcgtctgcctgacggtaggagtgtgaataatgagtgttgtggatgtgtgctgtccttgatgaggttgtgtgttctgcgtaggactctagatttataaatgtcttgcagtgaggggagggctgccccaacaatgttctgtgaggtcttgattcctatcacgtgttgtacagttaccgtaccaaacagtgatggaggcggtaaggacactttcgatagtgcatctgtagaagcaactcaggattgtggtgggcatgccaaatttcctcagtctcctttgggacttcttcagaatttgttgggtgttgtgagaccaggtgaggtcctcgctgatgtgtgtgccaaggaacttgaaggttttcaccctctccacctcagtctcatcaataaacaggggtctatgcggctccttttcccttgttcttgggtcaatgatcatctctttagtcttatctgtattgagaaggagattgttatcacgacaccaagctatgaggtccgccacctctcttctgtatgatgtttcaacaccaccagtgatcagtccgatgactgtagtgtcatccgcaaatttaatgatgctggtgttgttctgggaggccacacaatcgtaggtgaagagcgtgtagaggagtggactcagcacacacccctgtggggtcccagtgctcacaattcttgagctggatgtgcggttgtggactctgactgactggggtctgcctgtgagaaagttaaacacccagttacagagggagggagacaggccaagtgtgaggagcttatttgtgagtttgtgggggcagactgtattaaaagcagagctatagtctataaatagcattctgacgtatgtgtcctggccctgtaggtgagaaagggctgtgtggatggcagtgttgactgcatcatccgtggaccggttctggcgatatgcaaactgtagagggtccacagttgccgccgggatgctctttttgatgtgggtcatgactattctttcaaagcacttcatgacaataggagtgagtgctatagggcgatagtcattcaagcaggtcacgttgctcttcttgggtacgggcactatggtggtggacttaaagcaggttggtacagatgcttgtgcaagcgacaggttaaatatgtcagcaagcacatcagctagctctgatgagcaaacccgaagtgcacgtcctgagatgttgtctggccctgctgcttttcgtgggttaaatgactactcattacactcaggACTCATGGGGACTCAgccacttacctgtcagtgtgtcaggatgtgtgatggaagaacaaCGTGTGATTAGTTAAACAACTAGTCCTAACTACGAGATAaagggtggaggctggaggcgaatacggatgtacagtagatgcccctacaacgtaaacaatccgttccgagaacgtttacgttatagggtttttatgttatacaaagcgtaaaatacatgtaaatatccTAATCccttccaagatcttcccaaactcaccgctttggcccttcaaaatattcaaagcccaccaaatatggtgggaaaatagaagaaaacattagcataaacaaagtagagtaacattccaatataaaataggtaataaataagattactgtaaatgaataaaaactgaaaaacaaaaacagtcctaccgttcacgagatgtcttgatcaggagcacacaagtggaggcaggaaggaggaggaggtggaggactagcctgagtcgaaacgcgactcaaagagtctaagagtcagctggtctcacagacaaacgcacacgcactacacgataatcctgtgtgcaaaattttaatttgtaacttaacttaattgtttaagttagtttaaggacGACTACGAAGaagaagggaggttgaagggagaagcctgtctctcacacaaactcacgtacgtgctgtataagtcagccaatgacatgagagcgtaggcggtgccccgataatcagctaatgagatgagagtgtaggcggtgccccgataatcagccaatgagatgagagcggaggcggtgccccgaaaatcagccaatgagagcgtgatgcgtcagaaggcgtcaccaagtgttattttgaacttgcaccgacttgaggcatcaataaagttgattgaaaaaaaacaaaaaaacttgcaccgacttgacgctttacgttatatggaatttcttccgtaatgcgatgcaaaaactttacataaattctttacgttcagtggaatttacgtaaaaggagttTTActttatgcgaggtactactgtaattattacgctgtcaaGACTTTGAGAGGCACTACCCAAGCTAAAATATTcaaattcttttattttgatgaagggatggacaatttaaaataaacaaacgaagaatcaagtttatttgtagttctcagcgtaattaaggtgtttttactcacttttgtgtctcTCCAGCTTTCTATAAAAATAATacgtaaaaataataaataaagtatttttgaattactgctgacatttcaaaatgtcctcttaaacgggacactttatttcatatgttgttctttttgtactttttgtgcATAgataaatacactgctcaaaaaaattagaggaacacttcaaaaacacatcagatctaaactgggggaaaaatgatcttgaatatctttcctgataatacgtgggtgatgtattagtaacaaaatgatgccacataatttgatagaaatgaaaatgatcaccctatagaggggggaaatcaaagacaccccaaaaatgaaagtgaaaaaatgatgcagcagactggtccattttgccaaaatgtcattgtagcaactcaaaatgattctcagtagtttgtgtggcccccacgtgcttgtacgcatgcctgacaacgtcggggcatgctcctaatgtgTAGTGTATTTGCAGTGTATTTGTTATAAAGAAGATTGaggattatattttactttttcaatagttttttaaaaaaagaatggacTCTTGTTTTAGTGGCTACTTTTCTATacatgtttttcaattttaatgaaacaacttcacatgcatatttgactttgactttgtctcaaagataaacaaaaagagtaattgtgtgacaaattcaggcaaattccaatgtcagctacaacaatCACAAGAAAATATGAaacggtaacactttacaataaggtacacaaaattagagtagttaatgaggaacgaacttACCTTACCCTAACACTAACGACTACTCATTTGTTACTCAtatgttcttcattagttcctcagtaagtattttaaatgtatgtgccgtacttcctcagtaactactctccTGGCTACATTTTTGAGctgaagtagaataatatgacgccAAACGCCCCTCTTATGTGAACGTGCACGCCGCaattgacaaagtaagttgataaccccCATTGAAGTATTGTTTAACTTTGTTTGGGAACtttggttttgttgagctgcatcttgatcacaaagcctgggtttgttgagccactttcacaGAATATCCCCTTAAGGGTATTTTGCATGCCAGAAAACTGAGCCAGAAAAAGCATAAAACTTTCTACAGCATACAGCTGTGACGCTGTATCATCTGTCCAAACACACAAGCCTTGTAACACTTTTGTCTCACATTCTGTCCCTGTTAAATGAAGTGTTCCATTACCTCTGTGGACCCTATACCTTGGAAGACACAATCAGAGTGGCCCAAATCCCAATGAGGTGTCCAGGAACGTGTCCCAGATCATCGAGCATCCCGACTACCAAACActacccactgaaaatgatgtAGCCCTCATGAGGCTGAGCACCCCTGTCACTTACACTGACTACATCCGACCTATTTGCATTGCAAGTAACTCCAGTCAGATCAACAATGGCACCATGTGCTGGGCCACGGGCTGGGGCCGACTGACAAACGGTGAGTATCCTTGTCAAACAACTTGTAAACCGTATaggccagtggtccccaaccttttttgacccacggaccggcttgtgttcctacaaatctcccgcggaccggggggtgTTGGGGTTTCTACAtgatagcaatctaatttatcttatctctggagtttttccagagagatttccagaggtaaaaggcagtgtgctagcatgaattaacttgaggcaaatgtacacattagcactcaataagtcatcaaaacttacctttatgcattcccacatggtatcagcatttgacatcaaatatgaggtgaaagaaaaatgataaaaatacagtagtggtgtctatctgtgcggcatgagataaagttagcacatgcacaatggacatgcgtcaagtgagacggatgtaacagagagaatccggccacttttcaaaataaaacatcatggaaattattttttctttctgtgcggcccggtaccaaatgacccatggcccggtaccgggccacaGCCCGGGGTTGGGGATCCCTGGTATAGGCTGTATTGCTATATACTGCATATTCCTTTCTGTGTCAAAAGAATTAGAAGTAAAACAAGTTCAAACAAAGTTGCACAACAAGGaaaccatgcatgtttgtgAGTTAAGTATCAGGAGAGGAAGGAAATTTACAGCGCTAACTAGTGGTGGCTAAGTAAAAAGACGTTCAGGGCcacaatggggggaaaaaaaaaaataagattaataatggattcgattttCTATAacgcttttcaaggtacccaaagcacttcacagtgaagtgaacccattattcattcactcctcagtcacactgTAATATGTATGAAATATACTGACTACATATACTGAAATATACACTTTGTAATTATGTCAtagaattacaagaataaaacaaaggaaaatgttAAATTTTCTGAGAATTAAGCCATTTcagtacgagaaaaaaaataaagatatttttacACAACAAAGCCAGAATATTCTGAGGATTTTTTAATGTTGTGACAtaatgagaattttttttgttcaagagAAAACTCagagtatttatattttatttatattttatatgatatttTAACATATATTTAATG
This sequence is a window from Dunckerocampus dactyliophorus isolate RoL2022-P2 chromosome 2, RoL_Ddac_1.1, whole genome shotgun sequence. Protein-coding genes within it:
- the LOC129177081 gene encoding chymotrypsin-like protease CTRL-1 isoform X1, with the protein product MMRWTVWALFLDTLLTRQGTAAQNCGVAPLNPRIVGGEDAREGSWPWQVYLTVSGQFTCGGTLISNEFVLTAAHCINNVPLPLWTLYLGRHNQSGPNPNEVSRNVSQIIEHPDYQTLPTENDVALMRLSTPVTYTDYIRPICIASNSSQINNGTMCWATGWGRLTNVSGTPETLQEVEVPIIGNKQCSSSYFPSGDHTFNNSIICAGQRDKGACMGDSGGPLQCKQDSVWIQVGITSMGIPCASGIAPEAYARVSFFQKWITEQVPGANIGVVSSTSSDPRHDSYTCGAQSITLSTIASFSCLSILLLLQGFQAV
- the LOC129177081 gene encoding prostasin-like isoform X2, giving the protein MMRWTVWALFLDTLLTRQGTAAQNCGVAPLNPRIVGGEDAREGSWPWQVYLTVSGQFTCGGTLISNEFVLTAAHCINNVPLPLWTLYLGRHNQSGPNPNEVSRNVSQIIEHPDYQTLPTENDVALMRLSTPVTYTDYIRPICIASNSSQINNGTMCWATGWGRLTNVSGTPETLQEVEVPIIGNKQCSSSYFPSGDHTFNNSIICAGQRDKGACMGNE